A stretch of the Balneola vulgaris DSM 17893 genome encodes the following:
- a CDS encoding DUF1801 domain-containing protein: MHEVEAYIEQFEGDQYDVLHYLHKLLSSYPTLSPKIRYKIPFYYQNKWVCYLNPIKNEAISLCFLRGYELSNEHGILESKGRKQVLSIDFKSIDEIPKALLHDTIKEALYLDEVIPYNPKGKSI; the protein is encoded by the coding sequence ATGCATGAAGTAGAAGCCTATATCGAGCAATTTGAGGGAGATCAATACGACGTGCTCCACTACTTACATAAATTGCTTAGCTCCTACCCCACCCTATCTCCAAAAATTCGTTATAAAATTCCATTCTATTATCAGAATAAATGGGTGTGCTATTTAAACCCTATCAAAAACGAAGCTATTTCTTTGTGTTTTTTGAGAGGCTATGAACTGTCTAATGAACATGGCATTCTAGAAAGTAAAGGCAGAAAACAGGTATTAAGTATCGATTTCAAATCAATAGACGAAATCCCAAAAGCGCTACTTCACGACACCATTAAAGAAGCACTTTATTTAGATGAGGTCATTCCTTATAACCCTAAAGGAAAATCCATATAA
- a CDS encoding tetratricopeptide repeat protein: MTKTVFISLLLVSLSAFNAFGQVQSANEVDGTSMYIQGMEAFQLGNLEQAEEYLLGAFEKLGPLEGLNFALGDLYLSLNNYAKASLYLNQALKIDPKNKWYSLKLIEVYQRNGQIQRSIDELDKLVDLYPNDDSLKWKLIDTYTQIGNYQTANKMLLQLLNTRADPSQVHLALFNNFEALNKKDSALLHLQKLHALNPYDLTTSELLKAYSTNLNGSEPISSQGEKKEYTPQEVISRTQALLNESQYDSAKTFLLNQFRLSTKSDYSFSIRIAEYLKSLQDNYSEKPRLAEITHEFYSEVFNESPQNSQIYALGGEFYATIFQYNKALELLNTSIALSSTNEAAWRLKLQILSTQNDFEAVIEQGRIANKALPDDAYIQFFVGSAFLFQNNSNTAIEWLERASRAPAQRPFKSLVFITLGDVHASLGNNDLASRNFELALRYDPNNNNGKVRYAKYLIHQQSDLQKAEQLLQEALTSLDGNSDIKTVLGELYFSKNDYEQSVETLLNVVEGGEASAHTFEILGNAYEQLNNLTEAKKWWRQALLKDPSLEKIQKKIQSL; encoded by the coding sequence ATGACAAAAACTGTTTTCATATCCCTTCTTCTAGTAAGCTTAAGTGCATTCAATGCCTTTGGGCAAGTACAAAGTGCGAACGAAGTGGATGGAACTTCCATGTACATTCAAGGCATGGAGGCATTTCAATTAGGGAATCTGGAGCAGGCTGAAGAATACTTACTTGGTGCTTTTGAAAAGCTAGGTCCTCTCGAAGGTCTAAATTTTGCGCTTGGCGATTTGTATCTAAGCCTCAATAATTATGCAAAAGCATCTCTCTATTTAAATCAGGCGTTAAAGATTGACCCCAAAAATAAATGGTACAGCCTAAAGCTGATCGAGGTTTATCAACGAAATGGGCAAATCCAACGGTCGATAGATGAATTGGATAAATTAGTAGATCTATACCCTAACGATGACTCACTTAAATGGAAGCTGATTGACACCTACACTCAAATTGGGAATTATCAGACGGCAAATAAGATGCTCCTTCAATTACTCAATACTAGAGCTGATCCTTCTCAAGTTCACTTAGCCCTATTCAATAACTTTGAAGCACTTAATAAAAAAGATTCTGCTTTATTACACCTTCAAAAGCTACATGCTTTAAACCCTTATGATTTAACAACCAGTGAATTATTAAAGGCATATTCTACTAATCTTAATGGGAGTGAGCCGATATCATCACAAGGCGAGAAGAAAGAATACACCCCTCAAGAAGTTATTAGTCGAACTCAGGCTCTACTAAATGAATCACAGTACGATTCTGCCAAAACTTTCTTATTAAATCAGTTTCGCCTTAGCACCAAAAGTGATTATTCATTCAGTATTCGAATTGCAGAGTATTTAAAAAGTCTTCAAGACAACTACTCTGAAAAACCTAGGTTAGCTGAAATTACTCATGAATTTTATTCTGAGGTATTCAATGAATCTCCACAAAACAGCCAAATTTATGCTTTGGGTGGTGAATTTTATGCAACCATATTCCAGTACAATAAGGCACTCGAGTTATTAAACACTTCAATTGCACTTTCTTCCACTAATGAAGCTGCGTGGAGGTTAAAGCTGCAGATTTTAAGTACTCAAAACGATTTTGAAGCAGTTATAGAGCAAGGAAGAATCGCAAATAAAGCACTTCCAGATGACGCCTATATTCAATTTTTTGTTGGTTCAGCTTTTTTATTCCAAAACAATTCAAATACAGCTATTGAATGGTTAGAACGTGCATCCCGTGCTCCAGCTCAACGGCCTTTCAAATCGCTTGTATTCATCACTTTGGGAGATGTTCATGCCAGTCTTGGCAATAATGACCTAGCCTCAAGAAACTTTGAGTTGGCTCTCCGGTATGATCCAAATAACAACAACGGCAAAGTTCGATATGCCAAATACCTCATCCACCAACAGTCTGATCTTCAAAAGGCAGAGCAATTATTGCAAGAAGCATTAACTAGTTTGGATGGCAACAGTGACATCAAAACGGTGTTAGGCGAATTGTACTTCAGTAAAAATGACTATGAGCAATCTGTCGAAACTTTATTGAATGTAGTTGAAGGTGGTGAAGCATCTGCTCATACCTTTGAAATTTTAGGCAACGCCTATGAGCAGCTAAACAATTTAACAGAAGCCAAAAAGTGGTGGCGGCAAGCCCTTCTAAAAGACCCTTCGCTAGAAAAAATCCAAAAAAAGATTCAATCCCTCTAA
- a CDS encoding DUF4292 domain-containing protein — translation MTQIPNYTESLMSVKGKGRAIVSEPGNNDRITVDFNANRELSLLDIKNRIGIEGGSMLVDSDSLLLYNKVDKYAQKVSITDGRATSLNELASLNFIYLMNFTVQPIEMSSIYQTDDSYIIALTNGGRVYSSKKDGTIQRVEQSPISGLPYSTLIYDSYGEIDGFKLPRKITILSADKSSQVVFQIRSLEINPSNLNLTLDIPSDIKIQRR, via the coding sequence ATGACTCAAATTCCGAACTACACCGAAAGCTTGATGAGTGTTAAAGGCAAAGGGCGCGCAATTGTAAGTGAACCTGGCAATAATGATCGAATTACCGTTGATTTCAATGCCAATCGTGAATTGAGTTTGCTAGATATTAAAAACAGAATCGGTATTGAAGGCGGAAGCATGCTTGTTGATTCGGACTCGCTGCTATTGTACAACAAAGTAGATAAGTACGCTCAAAAAGTATCCATTACCGATGGGCGAGCTACTAGTCTGAATGAATTAGCTTCACTCAATTTCATTTATTTGATGAATTTTACGGTTCAACCTATCGAGATGTCATCCATTTACCAGACCGATGATTCCTATATAATTGCCTTAACCAATGGCGGACGTGTGTATTCATCAAAAAAAGATGGCACCATTCAACGGGTTGAACAATCACCCATATCAGGGTTACCCTACTCTACTTTAATTTATGATAGCTATGGTGAGATTGATGGGTTCAAATTGCCTAGAAAAATCACCATATTAAGTGCAGATAAGAGTTCACAGGTTGTATTTCAGATTCGAAGCCTTGAAATAAACCCTTCAAATCTTAATTTAACACTAGACATCCCATCTGATATAAAGATCCAAAGACGATGA
- a CDS encoding murein hydrolase activator EnvC family protein, which yields MTNRLHIKLIGCLLILGVCSSLGFGQTYDQKREKILKEQESTRAEINVLDARIKAYQQRVAEAEAKFNKSYRQFENLNSLIALQDDKIGSLTKEQKQIEEEIELTQTEIDQREKELDMLIENYKKIILFAYKNGRSTNLELLLTADSFNEMLVRSYYLKKFEEQKAKQAQQIRKRKEELDQIKIDLRQSLNKNKVVLQQITEEKQTLNGQRSQQKKTVDTIRSQKSTLVAELTKSRQQKEALQNAFNELIAEADEIEKLENERLIKLARARKIADESVRNREVAKYSKPIVREAAVTSEMLLADEQKFAALKGQLPWPVSSRTISKKFGKTRNPVYGTVTEYLGVNIVTDPAAPVKVVSDGYVSQIAPITGFGDVVFVKHGSYYTAYGNLSKINVSKNQVLKAGDIVGLSGVGVSPMGENLLFVVRHKDYQDPMGWLQK from the coding sequence ATGACAAATAGACTTCATATTAAGCTTATTGGGTGTTTACTTATACTTGGGGTATGCTCCTCTCTTGGTTTTGGTCAAACTTATGACCAGAAACGCGAAAAGATTCTAAAAGAACAGGAAAGCACCCGTGCTGAGATTAATGTTCTAGATGCACGCATCAAAGCCTATCAACAAAGGGTTGCAGAAGCCGAAGCAAAATTCAATAAATCTTATCGTCAGTTTGAGAATTTAAACAGTCTAATTGCCTTACAAGACGACAAAATCGGTTCGCTCACAAAAGAACAAAAACAAATTGAAGAAGAGATTGAGTTAACACAAACTGAGATTGATCAACGTGAAAAAGAACTCGACATGTTGATTGAAAACTATAAGAAAATCATTCTTTTTGCCTACAAGAATGGGCGTTCAACAAATTTAGAGCTCTTACTTACAGCCGACTCATTCAATGAAATGTTGGTACGTTCTTACTATCTAAAGAAATTCGAAGAGCAAAAGGCAAAACAAGCTCAACAAATTCGAAAACGCAAAGAAGAACTTGACCAAATTAAGATCGACCTCCGTCAGAGTCTGAATAAAAACAAAGTTGTGCTTCAGCAAATTACTGAAGAAAAACAGACGCTTAACGGACAGCGTAGCCAACAAAAGAAAACTGTTGATACTATACGAAGTCAAAAAAGCACACTCGTTGCTGAACTCACCAAAAGCAGGCAACAAAAAGAAGCGCTACAAAATGCTTTCAATGAATTAATAGCTGAAGCAGACGAGATTGAAAAGCTTGAAAATGAACGACTGATCAAGTTAGCTCGCGCTCGAAAAATTGCGGATGAAAGTGTTCGAAACCGCGAGGTAGCTAAGTATTCGAAACCTATTGTACGAGAAGCAGCCGTTACTTCCGAAATGCTATTAGCGGATGAACAAAAATTCGCTGCCTTAAAAGGACAGTTACCATGGCCCGTTTCAAGCAGAACGATTTCTAAAAAATTCGGGAAAACAAGAAACCCTGTATATGGTACAGTAACTGAATATTTAGGAGTTAATATCGTAACCGATCCTGCAGCTCCTGTTAAAGTAGTTTCTGATGGCTACGTTTCACAAATCGCCCCTATTACTGGTTTTGGGGATGTTGTATTCGTGAAGCATGGTAGTTACTATACCGCTTATGGAAACTTGAGTAAAATCAACGTTTCGAAGAACCAAGTTCTTAAAGCAGGTGACATTGTTGGGCTTTCAGGTGTTGGTGTGTCGCCTATGGGTGAGAATCTATTATTCGTGGTTCGCCATAAAGACTACCAAGACCCAATGGGTTGGTTACAAAAATAA
- a CDS encoding M28 family metallopeptidase, with protein sequence MKSIRYIFGAAIALLLGTTGVFSQTITPDELHKIGVAPSAERIERDIQTLVDFGTRHTLSDTVSNTRGIGAARRWIKAEFERISEACGGCLEVFYVSDVISGQRRIPEPVNIVNVVAIQRGTADPNRFVMMSGDIDSRVSDPLDGVSDSPGANDNASGMAGVIESARVLTQYEFEGSIMYVGLSGEEQGLFGGKILADYALKQGWRIKAVLNNDMIGNIKGINGVINNTTARVFSEGTRKVETEREANTRRFTGGEVDSPSRNIARYVDKMADLYIPNLDVMMIYRLDRFGRGGHHRPFNDAGIPGVRIMETNENYVMQHQDLRTENGIKYGDTIDGVDFDYAAKLTGLNAVTMASMAWAPNPPANVQIQGAVRPSTTLKWDALNAEQNPQLAGYKIYWRLTDSNQWEKSVFVPAGTTQHTLENVVIDNYYFGVASVSKTGFESPVVFPGPAGSFGE encoded by the coding sequence ATGAAATCTATTAGATACATCTTTGGTGCAGCTATCGCACTATTATTAGGAACAACGGGGGTCTTTTCTCAGACAATCACCCCTGATGAATTACATAAAATTGGCGTCGCTCCTTCCGCAGAGCGTATAGAACGTGACATCCAAACCCTAGTTGATTTTGGAACACGACACACCCTTTCTGACACCGTTTCAAATACGCGCGGCATTGGTGCTGCTCGCAGATGGATCAAGGCAGAATTTGAAAGAATTTCTGAAGCCTGTGGAGGTTGCTTAGAGGTCTTTTACGTGAGCGATGTTATATCAGGTCAGCGACGAATTCCTGAGCCCGTTAATATTGTGAATGTTGTTGCCATTCAGCGTGGAACTGCCGATCCAAACCGCTTTGTAATGATGAGTGGTGATATCGATTCTAGAGTTTCAGACCCACTAGACGGTGTATCAGACTCACCTGGAGCAAATGACAATGCATCTGGCATGGCAGGTGTAATTGAATCAGCACGTGTACTTACTCAATACGAGTTTGAAGGATCTATCATGTATGTAGGTTTATCTGGGGAAGAGCAGGGTTTATTTGGTGGTAAGATTTTAGCCGACTACGCACTTAAGCAAGGTTGGAGAATCAAGGCTGTACTTAATAACGACATGATCGGTAACATCAAAGGAATTAACGGTGTCATCAACAATACTACAGCACGTGTATTTTCTGAAGGAACTCGAAAAGTTGAAACAGAAAGAGAAGCAAATACTCGCCGATTTACAGGTGGTGAAGTAGATTCCCCATCAAGAAACATCGCACGCTACGTGGATAAAATGGCGGATTTATATATCCCAAATTTAGACGTTATGATGATTTATCGTCTTGATCGCTTTGGACGTGGTGGGCACCATAGACCATTTAATGATGCAGGTATTCCAGGTGTTCGTATCATGGAAACAAACGAAAACTATGTAATGCAGCATCAGGACTTAAGAACTGAAAACGGCATCAAGTATGGTGATACAATTGACGGTGTAGATTTTGATTATGCCGCAAAATTAACTGGCCTAAATGCAGTAACTATGGCAAGCATGGCTTGGGCTCCTAACCCACCTGCTAATGTGCAAATTCAAGGCGCTGTTCGTCCTAGTACCACGTTAAAATGGGATGCATTGAATGCCGAACAAAACCCACAGTTAGCGGGCTACAAAATTTACTGGAGACTGACGGACTCTAACCAGTGGGAGAAAAGTGTTTTTGTACCTGCAGGTACTACTCAACATACCCTTGAAAATGTTGTTATTGACAACTACTACTTTGGGGTAGCATCTGTTTCTAAAACGGGCTTTGAGAGCCCTGTTGTATTCCCTGGACCCGCAGGAAGTTTCGGAGAATAA
- a CDS encoding Ppx/GppA phosphatase family protein, with protein MNTDVHTTEAPVPIKRIAAIDLGTNSFHAIIADLYSDGSFRSVDDLKEMVQLAKGGLGKRLAEPAFKRGMKALKNIKVLCDSYNVEEILAYATSAIREAENGGEFIQRSIDELDIKINAIPGYVEAELIGYAVQHGIKLDRDPVLMVDIGGGSVEFILGNATEFYTTLSRKIGVSRMTDIYKPSDPITTADILELENHYEKQTESIREAIKEHPTDVIIGSSGTMQNIATMIAARKGLPIDVTLNELEYSAEDFFEFYADFIKLDRAKRRKVKGLDLKRLDFINTGVVLVKFLLKKFDIQKVKISTQALREGIIIRYLRKDMIGIPWKGDLADPRRRSVFELLRKCNWHQQHSTHVANMSLQLFDVLQDELSLTDNDRELLEYASYMHDIGYHISHSAHHKHALYIIRNAELKGFKEDEIEIMANVARYHRRSTPKKRHLEYWKLKASTRKRIKKLSGILRVADGLDRSHYQNVQNLVIENRADEIEFRIWVKSDPQLEIWGATRKANLLREVTGKKIKITVEEINPVR; from the coding sequence TTGAATACAGACGTGCATACAACAGAAGCTCCCGTACCCATAAAAAGAATTGCTGCCATTGACTTAGGAACCAATTCATTCCATGCGATTATCGCCGATTTATACTCTGATGGAAGTTTTAGAAGCGTTGACGACCTCAAAGAAATGGTTCAGTTAGCTAAGGGTGGTTTAGGAAAAAGATTAGCTGAGCCTGCATTTAAAAGAGGGATGAAGGCTTTGAAAAATATCAAAGTGCTGTGTGATAGCTATAATGTTGAGGAGATATTAGCTTACGCAACCAGTGCTATTCGAGAGGCCGAGAATGGGGGAGAGTTTATTCAACGAAGTATTGATGAGTTAGATATAAAGATTAATGCAATTCCTGGATATGTGGAAGCAGAACTGATAGGGTATGCAGTTCAGCACGGAATAAAACTAGACCGAGACCCAGTACTGATGGTTGATATTGGAGGAGGGAGTGTTGAATTCATCTTGGGGAATGCTACAGAGTTTTATACCACCCTAAGTAGAAAAATAGGGGTGTCTCGAATGACCGATATCTACAAGCCATCCGACCCTATAACAACGGCCGATATTCTGGAATTAGAGAATCACTACGAAAAGCAGACCGAATCGATTAGAGAAGCAATTAAAGAGCATCCTACGGATGTGATAATTGGCTCATCTGGTACCATGCAAAATATTGCTACCATGATTGCCGCTCGTAAAGGCCTACCCATAGATGTCACTTTAAATGAGTTAGAGTATAGCGCAGAGGATTTTTTCGAATTTTATGCCGATTTCATAAAGCTTGATCGCGCAAAGCGAAGAAAGGTTAAAGGTCTGGATTTAAAGCGTCTAGATTTTATTAATACCGGGGTAGTCTTAGTCAAATTTTTACTTAAGAAGTTTGACATACAGAAAGTGAAGATCTCAACTCAAGCCTTACGAGAAGGGATTATCATTCGTTATTTGAGAAAGGATATGATCGGGATTCCTTGGAAAGGTGATTTAGCAGATCCAAGAAGACGAAGTGTATTTGAGTTGCTTAGAAAATGTAATTGGCATCAACAGCATTCAACTCATGTTGCAAATATGTCGTTACAACTTTTTGACGTTTTACAAGACGAACTCAGTTTGACAGATAATGATAGAGAACTGCTTGAGTATGCTTCATATATGCATGATATAGGGTATCATATTTCTCATTCAGCGCATCACAAGCATGCACTATATATCATTCGAAATGCTGAACTGAAAGGCTTCAAAGAAGATGAAATTGAGATTATGGCGAACGTAGCTCGTTACCATCGTCGGTCTACTCCTAAGAAAAGGCATTTAGAGTATTGGAAGCTCAAAGCTTCAACGCGAAAGAGAATCAAAAAGCTGTCTGGGATTTTGAGAGTAGCAGATGGTTTGGATAGAAGCCATTATCAAAACGTGCAAAACTTAGTAATTGAGAACCGAGCTGATGAAATAGAATTCAGAATTTGGGTGAAATCGGATCCTCAGTTAGAGATATGGGGAGCCACTCGAAAAGCCAATCTGTTGCGAGAAGTGACTGGGAAGAAAATAAAAATCACAGTTGAAGAAATTAACCCGGTTCGATAG
- a CDS encoding YheT family hydrolase — protein sequence MIKIQDDIQFEPFAPIWWAPEVHSQTIFASFSTIADLQPERIQIETPDDDFLELDVLIQPTSTAIVVLFHGLEGSSRRHYIRNLMHALSKHGISSIGVNFRGCGDTLNIQRRMYHSGATEDYHTVFKWVREKYPDLKIHTVGFSLGANALVKYLAETNQNNAISKAVAVSPPYSLKAGSIKLNQGLNRVYQYKFLRTLVQKAQLKKQQFADFPTFSGSTLYDFDDQVTAPVHGFKNAEDYYEQCSSSNFYAQIKTPLLLIHSKVDSVCPFDFAPLEDIHSNAHIHPIFTEQGGHVGFLSKKEGWLNRVILKWLLH from the coding sequence ATGATTAAAATCCAAGATGATATTCAATTTGAACCATTTGCACCAATCTGGTGGGCTCCAGAAGTTCATAGCCAAACAATCTTCGCCTCATTTAGCACCATTGCAGACCTACAGCCAGAACGCATTCAAATTGAAACTCCTGATGATGACTTCCTCGAATTAGATGTACTCATTCAACCCACTAGCACTGCTATTGTAGTTTTATTCCATGGTTTAGAGGGATCAAGTCGTAGGCATTATATTCGCAATTTAATGCACGCCCTTAGCAAGCATGGGATTTCTTCGATTGGCGTTAATTTCAGAGGGTGTGGTGATACGCTAAATATTCAGCGTCGAATGTACCATTCAGGAGCTACAGAAGATTACCACACCGTATTTAAATGGGTTCGGGAAAAGTATCCGGATTTAAAAATTCACACCGTTGGATTTTCATTGGGAGCTAATGCGCTTGTGAAGTATTTAGCAGAAACCAACCAAAATAACGCCATTTCTAAAGCCGTTGCTGTATCACCACCCTATAGCTTAAAAGCCGGTTCTATTAAGTTGAACCAAGGCTTAAATAGAGTGTATCAATATAAATTCTTGAGGACATTGGTTCAGAAAGCTCAATTAAAGAAACAGCAATTTGCTGACTTCCCAACTTTTTCTGGTTCTACTTTATATGATTTTGATGATCAAGTAACTGCACCTGTACACGGTTTCAAAAATGCTGAAGACTATTATGAGCAATGTTCTTCATCAAACTTTTATGCACAGATAAAAACACCTCTTTTACTTATCCACTCAAAAGTAGACAGTGTTTGCCCTTTCGACTTTGCCCCATTAGAGGATATCCATTCGAACGCTCACATCCATCCAATTTTTACTGAACAAGGTGGTCATGTGGGTTTTCTTAGTAAAAAGGAAGGATGGTTGAATAGAGTAATATTGAAATGGTTGCTTCACTAA
- a CDS encoding YpdA family putative bacillithiol disulfide reductase, whose product MVIIIGAGPIGLATGIQLKQRNIPFKIIEKGCLVNSLFNYPTNMTFFSTSDRLEIGGVPFISHGPKPTRSEALEYYRRVAESYELPIHLYEAVQALEGTDGDFTVTTDKDIYKASKVVVATGFYGSANMMNVPGEELPKVKHYYDEPHPYAWQKVLVVGGGNSAVDAALECYRAGAEVSMAVKYDTIKPSVKYWVKPDIENRIKKEEVKGYFNTTVKEIREKEVVLDTPDGEKIIKNDFVLAMTGYHPNYPLMEKLQVELTEDEKCMPVYNEDSLETKRKGVYVAGVVCGGLDTSRLFIENSRVHADQIADHIEKNL is encoded by the coding sequence ATGGTTATAATTATTGGTGCTGGTCCTATTGGATTGGCCACAGGTATTCAGCTTAAACAGAGAAACATTCCTTTTAAAATCATAGAGAAAGGATGCCTTGTTAATTCTCTTTTTAATTACCCTACTAATATGACCTTCTTCTCCACTTCCGATCGCTTGGAAATTGGTGGAGTCCCATTCATTTCGCATGGTCCTAAACCAACGCGGAGTGAAGCCCTTGAGTATTACCGTAGAGTGGCTGAAAGCTATGAACTACCTATTCATCTCTATGAGGCTGTTCAGGCTTTAGAAGGCACAGACGGTGACTTCACTGTTACTACAGACAAAGACATCTACAAAGCTTCAAAAGTTGTAGTTGCTACAGGCTTTTATGGTAGCGCTAATATGATGAACGTTCCGGGAGAGGAACTTCCTAAAGTGAAGCATTACTACGATGAACCACATCCTTATGCATGGCAAAAGGTGTTAGTAGTAGGTGGGGGTAATTCCGCTGTTGATGCAGCACTTGAATGTTATCGTGCAGGTGCAGAAGTGAGCATGGCTGTCAAATATGACACCATTAAGCCAAGTGTGAAATACTGGGTAAAACCTGATATCGAAAACCGAATCAAAAAAGAGGAAGTTAAAGGATACTTCAATACTACGGTAAAAGAGATAAGAGAAAAGGAAGTAGTACTAGACACCCCAGATGGTGAGAAAATCATTAAAAACGATTTTGTACTCGCTATGACGGGTTACCACCCTAACTATCCTCTTATGGAAAAGCTACAGGTTGAGCTTACTGAAGACGAAAAGTGCATGCCAGTATATAACGAAGACAGTTTAGAGACTAAGCGTAAAGGGGTATATGTAGCTGGCGTAGTTTGTGGTGGCTTAGATACGAGTCGTTTATTTATTGAAAACTCGAGAGTACACGCGGATCAAATTGCCGATCATATAGAAAAGAATCTATAA